The following proteins are co-located in the Phragmites australis chromosome 10, lpPhrAust1.1, whole genome shotgun sequence genome:
- the LOC133930663 gene encoding uncharacterized protein LOC133930663 — protein MVEAGSSFMDKVEAAVDDGGDEVEDEMAPVEPLPEPPDDGGPVGWPMPEFCPITIDGALKESFLEAMRKDAAEAERPPREESEAELQSPDSRPSSSKRHRAGTASPSPRSPYRNILQVFQQCRQDVVEETDTRNY, from the exons ATGGTGGAGGCCGGCTCGAGCTTCATG GATAAGGTCGAGGCGGCGGTGGACGACGGCGGGGACGAGGTGGAGGATGAGATGGCGCCCGTGGAGCCCCTGCCAGAGCCCCCCGACGACGGCGGCCCGGTGGGGTGGCCCATGCCGGAGTTCTGCCCTATCACG ATCGATGGGGCGCTCAAGGAGTCGTTCCTGGAGGCCATGCGGAAggacgcggcggaggcggagcggCCGCCGCGGGAGGAGTCGGAGGCGGAGTTGCAGAGCCCGGACTCGCGGCCGTCGAGCAGCAAGCGCCACCGCGCCGGCACCGCCTCGCCGTCACCCAGGAGCCCTTACCGCAACATCCTGCAGGTGTTCCAGCAGTGCAGACAGGACGTGGTTGAGGAGACCGACACGAGGAATTACTGA